In Candidatus Neomarinimicrobiota bacterium, a single genomic region encodes these proteins:
- the rimI gene encoding ribosomal protein S18-alanine N-acetyltransferase — MIEVRPANVADLDAMAGIEARVFQHPWTRNQISEFLFVQDISINLVVTCNKKIVGYVFAIDTEQEAQILNIAVDLPFQHRGFGQKLMTAFFNSINKNSHISLEVRKSNIPAIKLYSDFGFESVGKREQYYPDGEDALIMTKVA, encoded by the coding sequence ATGATTGAGGTACGACCAGCAAACGTTGCAGATTTGGATGCAATGGCGGGAATTGAAGCGCGTGTATTCCAACACCCGTGGACTCGAAACCAAATTTCCGAATTCTTATTTGTTCAGGACATATCAATCAATTTGGTAGTTACGTGTAATAAAAAAATAGTTGGATACGTATTTGCAATCGACACAGAGCAGGAAGCGCAAATTTTGAATATTGCAGTTGATTTGCCTTTTCAGCATAGAGGTTTTGGACAAAAACTCATGACAGCATTTTTTAATTCCATCAACAAGAATTCGCATATTTCGCTGGAAGTTCGGAAGTCCAATATCCCTGCTATAAAACTATATTCCGATTTTGGATTTGAATCTGTAGGGAAGCGTGAACAATATTATCCCGACGGTGAAGATGCATTAATTATGACTAAAGTAGCCTAA
- a CDS encoding acetyl-CoA carboxylase carboxyltransferase subunit beta produces the protein MVWFKRKDKKITETDKKDIPGGLWIKCQSCSEILYQPEIEKRNSVCHHCNHHFRVNPQYYLDLLLDDEPETELFANLKSSDPLNFKAEKKYTDQLKVAESKAGDKDAISIYEGKIQTHDVILGIMNFKFIGGSMGSVLGEKLFRAIDRAQEKNIPLIVICASGGARMQEGAYSLMQLAKISAKLSQFSENGGLYIPILTDPTTGGATASFGMLGDIILAEPGALIGFAGPRVIKQTIGEDLPKGFQRSEFLLDKGFIDHIVSRESMKETLHNLISNLT, from the coding sequence ATGGTTTGGTTTAAACGAAAAGATAAAAAAATTACCGAGACGGATAAAAAAGATATTCCGGGCGGGTTGTGGATAAAATGTCAATCCTGCTCCGAAATTCTCTATCAACCGGAAATCGAAAAACGAAATTCAGTTTGCCATCATTGCAACCACCACTTTCGGGTAAACCCTCAGTATTATTTAGATCTTTTGTTGGATGATGAACCGGAAACGGAATTGTTTGCTAACTTGAAATCGAGTGATCCACTGAATTTTAAAGCGGAAAAAAAATATACTGATCAACTGAAGGTTGCAGAATCAAAGGCAGGAGATAAAGATGCAATCTCTATTTATGAGGGTAAAATACAAACACACGATGTTATTCTCGGGATTATGAATTTCAAATTTATCGGTGGAAGTATGGGCTCAGTTTTGGGTGAAAAACTGTTTAGAGCAATTGATAGGGCGCAGGAAAAAAATATTCCGCTGATTGTAATTTGCGCATCTGGTGGAGCTCGGATGCAGGAAGGTGCATATTCACTTATGCAGCTTGCAAAAATTAGCGCCAAACTTTCTCAATTTTCCGAAAATGGCGGTTTGTATATTCCAATTTTAACGGATCCTACTACGGGAGGGGCAACAGCCAGTTTCGGAATGCTTGGAGATATTATATTAGCCGAACCCGGGGCGCTCATCGGGTTTGCCGGCCCGCGCGTCATCAAACAAACCATCGGCGAAGATTTGCCGAAAGGATTTCAACGATCCGAATTTCTTTTGGATAAAGGCTTTATCGATCATATTGTTTCTCGAGAATCAATGAAAGAAACTCTA
- the tsaB gene encoding tRNA (adenosine(37)-N6)-threonylcarbamoyltransferase complex dimerization subunit type 1 TsaB, which translates to MNILAIETATDICSVAFCVDGITRAIKEDSIPRKHAEILPLFFEDVKKTGNFKLADLDGIAVSIGPGSFTGLRIGLSYSKGLAFSQGLPLIPVPTLLAMAENAANKSESANVLLFSHRDILFHQTVNNSNDFPKPINEPSSQTWSDVELELNGSRDDVIQWNCERFLGNQGKTQPSATSVGRLADTHFKGWVNYEPFKLVPEYISPFKIEENK; encoded by the coding sequence ATGAATATATTAGCAATAGAAACCGCAACCGACATATGCAGTGTTGCTTTTTGTGTGGACGGAATCACGAGAGCAATAAAAGAAGATTCCATTCCTAGAAAGCACGCTGAAATACTACCACTATTTTTTGAAGATGTGAAAAAAACCGGAAATTTTAAATTGGCAGATTTAGATGGGATTGCTGTTTCGATTGGACCGGGTAGTTTTACAGGTTTGCGTATCGGACTTAGCTATTCAAAGGGGTTGGCATTTAGCCAAGGACTTCCACTCATTCCTGTACCGACTTTACTTGCAATGGCAGAAAATGCGGCTAATAAATCAGAATCAGCAAACGTTTTACTTTTTTCTCATAGAGATATTTTATTTCATCAAACAGTAAACAATTCGAATGATTTTCCGAAACCAATAAACGAACCAAGTTCCCAAACATGGAGTGATGTAGAACTCGAACTAAATGGGTCTCGTGATGATGTCATCCAATGGAATTGTGAACGCTTTCTTGGAAATCAAGGTAAAACTCAACCGTCGGCTACTTCCGTTGGAAGACTTGCCGATACACACTTTAAGGGATGGGTAAATTATGAGCCATTCAAACTTGTACCTGAGTATATTTCACCCTTTAAAATAGAGGAAAATAAATGA